TTATGGATGGTTTCGTAATTCCAGTGAGCTTCTCAGCAGGGATCGAGGTCGGAACTATCATCACGTTTGCAATTGCGATACATCAGATTCCAGATTCTTTCGCCGCCCTCTCACTAGCCCTGAGTTCAATGGAAAGCAAGAAGCAAGCGATTCTTTCTGTTCTTGCTACGGCAGTCGACACGCCACTTGGAATCTTTGCGAGTCTCTTTTTAATAAATTTGGGCAACATCCTGATCCCGCTAGGTTTAGGACTCAGCGCCGGAACTTTCATCTATGTTTCAGCCGTTGATCTTGTCCCTGAACTTCAACATAAGTCTAGAAGCCTACTAGTCGTCGCGTCCATGATCATGGGATTCCTACTCGTTGTAGCTCTTTCATTGCTTCTGCCTCACATATAGAACGGTAGTTTCTGCAATTCTAAACTTTTCTGAAAAAGAAGTGAAAACGGGGGTGTTAAGGCAAAGTTGCTGTAACAGTGTAGGATTGGAATCCTTCACCCATTAATCTTATCGTGTATTCGTTGCCAATTATTGGAGTTATGGTAAACAGTGGATATTTATCATGCTTCCAGCATGTGTAGAGTGCAATAACGCCTGTGAAATTCAACTTGACAGTTTCTCCGGGTTCTATGGTTAATGACGAAAACCGCTTGAAATGTTTACCTTTCCCTAGGAAGTTTCCGTAAAGCGGAATTAGTGATGTATCGTTCACTTTGAAAGGAATGGTTTGAGGGAAAACCCCTGTCTTGCACCTACACTGACAACTATGCCCAAAACCATTGAAGCACCATTTCATCGTTGTGTTAAATATGCCATGTAAAGTAAGCCCGAAAACTCTGAAGGCAATATTTCCTTCATTCTTTAATGTTACCGAAAGACTCGTAACGTTACCGTCCACTGTGAGCGAAGCCGAAACAATTGTGAGGTTTCTTGAAAAGTCCTCTGTGACACGCACAAGTCGTACTTTATTGTTTTCGCCAATCTCGATAATAGTTCCAACTTTAAGATGGGCTGCAGTTAACTCATGTACAATGATAGCCTTTGCGCTTGGTACGAGCACATAATAGTACACTGTTGTATCGTTTTCGTCTAACGCTTGTATCTGAACAAGTGTCGGGTTAAAGTCAATTAGCACTCCTAAAAGAGTTTGGTTGATTTCACCATTCAAGATCTTGACGGCAAAAGTGTCGGATAGCGAAGTGACATTGTAAGTTTGTTCGTTGATTACTGCCTTGACATTCTCGATATTAAATTTAACTTTGTCCACTGTTGAATTTACTGGTATAGTTATGGTGGCAAGGGTCTGCGTCATGTTGACGAGCGAAAACAGGTTCACTGTGCCTGAAGCGCCAACCGGAACCCATTCGTCACTGCCATTAGGATAGATAACGTGGAGCGAGACATCTGTGTAGGTCAAATTGAGTTGAGTTGTTCCCGCAGGAACCGTCGGCGGATCAGTCAGTAAAACAGCAAGTGTAGCTCCTTCGACTTTTGGAATATAAGGCATGTTGGGCAAGTTTGCAGACAAAGACAAAGCAATAACGCTAACAGCAGCTATTATTGCGGCTGAACCATACTTAAAAGTCCATCTTCGATGCATACGCCTTCTTTCCTCCGCATGAGAATAAAATATGGCAAATTTAAAACCTACATTTTTTAAAGTTTTTTAAAAACGTTTGAAAGCTATGTTAAAAGATCTTGAAACATAGAAGTATGCAAAAGTAACTTGTTAAACCGTCAGCCGCCGCCAAAGCCTAATTGTCTCAAACCACAAAACAGCAACCATCGCAAAGCTTACGCCAATCAAGTAAGGAACAAAATTTAACCCGCTCCAAGTTGCAGCCGAGAAGAAAACGACAAGAATGGTGAAGAATAAAGAGAAGAAAAACAGCTGCGGCACTACAGCAGGTCCAATTTTCGAGTAGCCTTCAAGAATCCTTTCAGACGCCTCCTTAATCGCATAATACCTCCCATACTCATCTTGACCAGCTAACCCAAATTCCAAAAGTTTACCTAAATGATATGAAGCAAGCGACGCTGAAGAAAAGTCAAGCCCACGCTGAACATCTCTAAGTTCACATGGCCCATGCTTAAGCAAATACAAGTAAACCTTCAACGTTTTGCCTCTAATTTCCCTATTAGCTGACATTTCAAAGAACAAAAGTGCAATCATATTACTTAATTTTACGATTCAACCAAAAACTACCGCCTCGAAAACAAAAATCACAATATTTCGCTCACTAAATTTCTATAAAACTTTCCCTTTGTGATAGCATTAAACCCTACTATATCAAAGAAAAAGTGGCTGATTAAAATCTTAAAGCTTAGGTTGTCATGCAAGAGAAGTAAATTCACAAATCACGCTGGGCTCTTTATTCTGGGAACCACAGACTCATAGACCCTAACGGAAATAATTATCGAGAAGCTCGATAGGGTGTATCAAAGCATTTTAGGGTTAGTATTTAATGCTTAAGTATAGTAGGATGATTAAGGCTGCGAAGGTGAATAGGTCTGGCATTAATGCGAAGGGTCCCAAGCCGAATAGTCTGAAGCCGAAAGCCCTTATTACTATTGGATTTGAGGTCAACGCGTAAAGAAGAAGTATAACTGAAAAAATTATCAGGCCTATTGTGAATTCTGAGCGGGTTTTTCTGTATATGTCGATATACACAAATACTAGAAAGATTAGGATGATCACGTTTATTGTGGAGATGACTGTTTTGGCTATATAGAAAAATTCTATGTCCCATGGAATTTCGTATGGAGGGAATTCCGGCGGTTGCCATGGGCGTCTTGGATACCAGAATGTTGAAGTTGCCCATATGGCGGCTAATATAGCGGCAACTAACAAAATTGGTAAAAGTGTCAGCAGTAGCCAAGTTCTCGGGTTTCGGTTCATTTCACGTTCCATTTTTGCTTCGCCTCCTTTTCTACTTTTTCCAAATTTTCTTCACAATTTCCTCAAACAAGGCGTAGTTTTCCTCCATGATTGGGGATAGGAAATAGGTTTTCCCATATTCTTCACCAGCAGATACTATTATCCTGTTTTTCTCGAGAACTTCAAGATGATGCCTTATAGTTCTGTAATCCATTTTAAGCATATTTGCCAACTGATTCGCATTCTGCGGAGTCTCCCTCAAGGCTTGGATTATCTTTGCCCGCGTTAAGCCCCCTCTAGTTCCAGCTATCAACCAGCCAAGCAAATATTTGAGGGGGCGAGTGCTAGCAGACATTTGAGCAACTCCTAAACGACTACCTTGTTTCCATTCGATTTAATGGGTTATAGGTGTTTTGTTAGCCATTTAAAAGATAAAGATTGAGATGTGATCGCTAGAAAACCTTGGAAACTTCATGTGCCAATTAGGGCGAGATTTTGGTTTAATTCTGAAAAATCCTTTAATAAACTATGGATGAGCGTTCTGTTGGTGCGCGCACCACAATGAAATGGAGGTGATTGGAAAATAGACAAGAGGAAAGCCGTAATTGCGTTGTTGGTTGTGGTTGCAGTCGCGGTTATTGGCGGCATGGTTTTAAATGCATACTCAGCCAATGCGTGTCAACCCGTTAATAGCGGAAAAATGCAGGGCTGGTTCAGCTGGAATGGCTTCGGCTTTGCAGGGTGGGCTAACGGCGACATAACTGCGGAAAAGCCCATAACGCCTCGAGGATGGATGCGTGGGCTAGGCTGCTTTAACTGTGAATTCATCGAAGTCAGCGAAGAATATAAAGAAAATGTGATTAACATAGTCAAAAACGACACCGACGTACAAAATCTTCTGAACGATGGATATAATATTACAGGCGTCAAGCCAATAATCAAAACTGCTGTTGAAGGAGACGGCACAGTCGTGACAAAGGCTATAACCGCCATTGTAACGCTCGTGAAGGATACAACTGGACGGGCAATGGTTTGGGTGGACTTGGAGCAAGGGAAAGTTACGAAAATAGCCATCCTAACATTGACAATAATTGAAAAGCCTTAACGAGCATGGAAACAAGCCACATCCCTCCCTTTTTATTTCAAGCCAAACACCCTTGCACTAAAATTGGGGCGACATTTTGGTATAATTTTGGAAAATCCTCATATTAGAGATGACTTTCGCTTTACCAAAGGCCCATAGGCTGAACGGTGAAGGCTTTGGGTGCGCTGTCAAGGGCTTTGAAAAACATTTCAAGAAGAAAAGTTCGAGCGCTCCTGGTTGTTGTGGCTTTAGGATTCTCCATTGCAATTATGGTTTCTATACCGGCTGGAATTATTGCAAATCAAGAGTTGATGCAAAGGGCTGCTCAAAACTTCGCCAACACAATCACTGCAATGCAGGAGGAGATCAACAAAACATCAACTCTTATTGAATGCAGCACCACTCCAAACAGGGGAATGCAAATGTTCAGGCCCGGCGGCTTTTTTGGCGGATTTAACCAAACATATGTAAATGAAACAGTAGTGGACGAAATATATTCTATCGACGGGGTGAAAGCTATAATCCCTATCCTTGAAACATCTTCAAACGAAACAATCCAAGAAAACATAAACACTCCTTTCGGAATCCGAACAATCTATCGACCAGCATACACGATAATAGGTGTGTATCTCAACGCGTCCCTGCTTGCCGAGTATTCAGTGTTACCAACGAACATTATTGCAGGAGAAAGTCTTTCTGAAGGTGACAGCGGCTACATCCTCATAAGTTCAAACTTAACCAGCTATTTTGGAGCTGGAGTCGGCGGTACCGTGGAGATAAACGGCGAACATTTCATAGTTAAAGGCATTTTTGAGTCAACAAGCCAAGCTAGAACTGTTTACTTGGAGCTTTCAGACGCTCAAAGAGTTACCGGCCTCTATGGGAAGATAAGCAGATTATATGTGTACGTGAGCGATGTTTCTCTTTCAACTCAAGTGGCTGATGCGATTAAGGCGATGTATCCTGAACTTTATGTGACAAGCTATCAGGACCGTTTGGCAAACCTTCAGCGTATGCAAGAAATGTACACGCAGACATTAAGCAATGCTGAGTCATCCATAGCCCAAGCACAGTCAACCGCAACTCAGCTAATCATAATTGCGGTTGCAGCCACAAGCCTAATCGTATTCTTTGTAATGCTTTACTCGGTTCGTGAAAGGGCAAGGGAAATAGGCATATTGAAGGCTCTAGGCTTCAGCAACTGGGACGTCATGAGCCAATTCATGATTGAAGGCATGCTGATAGGCGTAATAGGAGGAGTTGTTGGAGTCGTGATAGGAAGCATAGCTGCACCATTCATATCGTCATTACTACTTCCACAGCTAAACTTGTTCGGCTCACAGCGTTCTATACGTCCGTTCCAAACACAGTATCCAGGTGTTGTGGGAACACAAAGCTATAGCGTCGCTGTATTAAGTCCACGGCTAATTTTGTTGGCAATTTGTGTAGCCGCGATTTTAGGTATTCTGGGAAGCCTATATCCCGCATGGAGGGCTTCAAGAATATCGCCTGTGGAGGCGTTGAGGTATGAGTGAGTTTGTATTGGAAACGGAGAAACTCGAAAAAATTTACATGCTTGGAGGACGAAGTATCCGCGCTCTTTCAGACGTAAGCTTGAAAGTGAAAAGGGGAGACTTCGTTTCCATAATGGGGCCTTCAGGCTCTGGCAAAACCACGCTGCTTAACATTTTGGGTTGTCTTGACAGGCCGACAAGTGGGAGGGTGATTCTCGACAGTGTGGATGTCACCGCAGTGCCGGAGAAAGAGTTGTATAAGGTTAGACGATACAAAGTCGGCTTTGTCTTCCAAACATTCAATTTAATTCCATACTTAAGCGCGTTAGAAAACGTTGAGCTTCCAATGGAGGGAACCGGAAAATCCAAGGAGGAAAT
This sequence is a window from Candidatus Bathyarchaeia archaeon. Protein-coding genes within it:
- a CDS encoding FtsX-like permease family protein; the encoded protein is MKALGALSRALKNISRRKVRALLVVVALGFSIAIMVSIPAGIIANQELMQRAAQNFANTITAMQEEINKTSTLIECSTTPNRGMQMFRPGGFFGGFNQTYVNETVVDEIYSIDGVKAIIPILETSSNETIQENINTPFGIRTIYRPAYTIIGVYLNASLLAEYSVLPTNIIAGESLSEGDSGYILISSNLTSYFGAGVGGTVEINGEHFIVKGIFESTSQARTVYLELSDAQRVTGLYGKISRLYVYVSDVSLSTQVADAIKAMYPELYVTSYQDRLANLQRMQEMYTQTLSNAESSIAQAQSTATQLIIIAVAATSLIVFFVMLYSVRERAREIGILKALGFSNWDVMSQFMIEGMLIGVIGGVVGVVIGSIAAPFISSLLLPQLNLFGSQRSIRPFQTQYPGVVGTQSYSVAVLSPRLILLAICVAAILGILGSLYPAWRASRISPVEALRYE
- a CDS encoding ZIP family metal transporter codes for the protein MGVSALTFHGFMDGFVIPVSFSAGIEVGTIITFAIAIHQIPDSFAALSLALSSMESKKQAILSVLATAVDTPLGIFASLFLINLGNILIPLGLGLSAGTFIYVSAVDLVPELQHKSRSLLVVASMIMGFLLVVALSLLLPHI
- a CDS encoding winged helix-turn-helix domain-containing protein, with translation MSASTRPLKYLLGWLIAGTRGGLTRAKIIQALRETPQNANQLANMLKMDYRTIRHHLEVLEKNRIIVSAGEEYGKTYFLSPIMEENYALFEEIVKKIWKK